In the genome of Criblamydia sequanensis CRIB-18, one region contains:
- a CDS encoding F-box protein, which produces MNLTINSNNNNRPSYEALDPVSFLPDELVMAIFSCLNLSSLGTIGAISKSWKLLAEDPALWKNAIYREIAFTNDIWAKVFGEEVVKDEDRKEEYSSFPWKDFISDCRKFKSLFPEKNAKEFLMIVRLPKTLNGQLNLKNLGELSKKCFKDSETGYNFIWPTAMEEFGEKSIDKSVWVIMTKDVLPGSRSKSYIEQQEMVRELAEKTLTGYGISNILKYSACILSQYFFDPNYRSFSSKPWTFTRSTDQLKGNQIVAGGVSANGLTISFSQDDKHTGVAILRDEFEKNVK; this is translated from the coding sequence ATGAATCTAACCATAAATTCAAATAATAACAATCGTCCTTCTTATGAAGCGTTAGACCCTGTAAGCTTTCTTCCAGATGAGCTTGTTATGGCTATTTTTTCTTGCCTAAATCTCTCCTCGCTTGGGACCATTGGCGCTATAAGCAAAAGCTGGAAACTACTAGCCGAAGACCCCGCTTTATGGAAAAACGCTATATATAGGGAAATAGCTTTCACAAATGATATCTGGGCGAAAGTGTTTGGGGAGGAGGTTGTAAAAGACGAGGATAGAAAAGAAGAATATTCTTCCTTTCCATGGAAAGATTTCATTTCTGATTGCAGGAAATTTAAAAGCTTATTTCCCGAAAAAAATGCAAAAGAATTCCTCATGATTGTAAGGCTTCCTAAAACTCTTAATGGGCAGCTTAACTTAAAAAACCTTGGAGAACTCTCAAAAAAATGCTTTAAAGATAGTGAAACAGGTTACAATTTCATTTGGCCGACGGCAATGGAGGAGTTTGGAGAAAAATCAATTGATAAATCGGTGTGGGTGATCATGACAAAAGATGTCCTGCCTGGAAGTCGAAGTAAAAGTTATATCGAGCAACAAGAAATGGTCAGAGAGTTAGCTGAAAAAACTCTTACCGGTTACGGAATTTCAAATATACTAAAATATTCAGCTTGCATTTTGTCCCAATATTTTTTCGATCCAAATTATCGCTCATTTAGCTCAAAGCCATGGACTTTTACACGCTCCACTGATCAGCTTAAGGGCAACCAAATAGTTGCCGGAGGCGTGTCTGCAAATGGTCTCACAATCTCTTTTAGTCAAGATGACAAACACACAGGGGTGGCTATCCTTCGCGACGAGTTTGAAAAAAACGTTAAATAG
- a CDS encoding linear amide C-N hydrolase, which yields MNSDLNAARLPSFACGDFMVSAEDGSKFCGRSMEFLSRQYGRIVTFNRDEPFESIAPDNTKGLTWRSNHGFTGITAFNDGPVEGLNEAGLSFGVLTLEETEYQTVGEDQKDRALALLDVGKWILGSFATVAEVKEALPKVLIWGQVVEALNKVPGLHIALHDAEGNNGVIELIGGKVNFYDNPKGVLTNDPELPWQLKNLEQYEELIPDITSKDPKEVSRGMLGLPGDWSPISRFVRISMMTKTVKPNDSFEAFSACTHILNATDIPSGVVVAEVASEILTATTLWATIKDLKGRVFYYRPHGDTTFRAIYLNKVPFSAGTNHPSIPVHADKPTIIDVTGEVSKEPPSYWPGLHWLIGGSSQEDRKDKQS from the coding sequence ATGAATTCAGATTTAAATGCGGCAAGATTGCCAAGTTTTGCATGCGGCGATTTTATGGTGAGCGCAGAGGATGGTTCAAAATTTTGTGGTCGCTCGATGGAATTTTTATCAAGACAGTATGGAAGAATCGTCACTTTCAATCGAGATGAGCCGTTTGAAAGCATTGCTCCAGATAACACTAAAGGCTTGACATGGAGATCTAATCATGGCTTTACGGGCATTACGGCTTTTAATGATGGGCCGGTTGAAGGGTTAAATGAAGCCGGACTCTCCTTTGGAGTTTTAACTCTTGAAGAAACTGAATACCAGACAGTTGGGGAAGATCAAAAGGATAGGGCTCTTGCACTTTTGGATGTGGGCAAGTGGATCTTGGGGAGTTTTGCGACTGTAGCTGAAGTTAAAGAAGCTCTTCCAAAAGTCTTAATTTGGGGGCAAGTGGTAGAAGCCCTTAACAAAGTTCCGGGGCTTCATATCGCTTTACATGACGCTGAAGGAAACAATGGGGTTATTGAGCTTATCGGCGGAAAAGTCAATTTTTATGATAACCCGAAGGGCGTCTTGACAAATGACCCAGAGCTTCCTTGGCAATTGAAAAATTTAGAGCAGTATGAAGAGCTTATCCCTGACATTACAAGTAAAGACCCTAAAGAAGTCTCTCGGGGTATGTTAGGATTGCCAGGAGATTGGTCGCCAATCAGCCGTTTTGTTCGCATTTCGATGATGACAAAGACTGTTAAACCTAATGACAGCTTTGAGGCTTTCAGCGCGTGTACTCATATTCTTAATGCGACAGATATTCCAAGCGGGGTGGTCGTGGCTGAGGTTGCAAGTGAAATACTTACTGCTACGACTTTATGGGCAACCATAAAGGATTTAAAAGGCCGTGTATTCTACTACCGTCCTCATGGAGATACTACTTTTAGAGCGATCTACTTGAACAAAGTTCCTTTTAGCGCGGGAACTAATCATCCAAGTATACCCGTACACGCCGATAAACCGACGATCATTGATGTTACGGGAGAAGTTTCAAAAGAACCCCCAAGTTATTGGCCCGGCTTGCATTGGCTAATAGGAGGATCTTCTCAAGAAGATCGGAAAGACAAGCAATCTTAA
- a CDS encoding multidrug effflux MFS transporter — MSRWFLPLLILSIIVCCIEVEVSAPGFPDIAKNFHTTESLIELTVGLNFLGFCLSALFYGPLSHNFGRRPIMVFGNGLLLLGAIGCFLAPSINFLLAARFLQGLGASTSAVLVFTMIADVYQGSKATKLIGRMNAILTIIMALAPLIGSFINNLIGWRGNYGFIALLSFSSWISLYLYFPETQKKESFIKLKDVLTPYKKLLLSPKFLALSLVPSFFYASYMAFITQSPFLYREAFGLSLLQYTLHQGLIIGSFSLVSFFSDKILKALEPKRTVALGLFLCVATAFLMFFLTLFNLSSPLAMTLSMSFFSAGFAACYPVIFTESFTVFSELKGFASSLTMSLRAFLCFFLVALTGYFYEGTSFAVAIVILSAMVLNSFLLMPFFKAFEKFAKE, encoded by the coding sequence ATGTCACGTTGGTTTTTGCCTTTGCTTATTTTATCTATTATTGTTTGTTGCATCGAAGTGGAAGTTTCAGCTCCCGGCTTTCCTGACATCGCAAAGAATTTTCACACCACTGAAAGCCTTATAGAGCTAACGGTGGGCCTTAATTTTTTAGGGTTCTGCCTAAGTGCGCTTTTTTATGGCCCGCTCTCCCATAATTTCGGAAGGCGTCCCATTATGGTTTTTGGAAATGGTCTTTTGCTTTTAGGGGCGATCGGTTGTTTTTTGGCTCCGTCAATAAATTTTCTATTGGCGGCAAGGTTTTTACAAGGGCTAGGGGCTAGCACCTCAGCTGTCCTTGTCTTTACCATGATTGCCGATGTCTATCAGGGTTCAAAAGCAACAAAGCTTATTGGCAGGATGAATGCTATTTTAACCATTATTATGGCCTTAGCTCCATTAATCGGCTCTTTCATTAACAACCTAATCGGCTGGAGGGGAAATTACGGCTTTATTGCGCTCCTTTCTTTCTCGTCCTGGATCTCTTTGTATCTATACTTTCCTGAAACCCAAAAGAAGGAGAGTTTTATAAAGTTAAAAGACGTTCTAACACCTTATAAAAAACTCCTTTTAAGCCCTAAGTTTTTAGCCCTTTCGCTTGTTCCAAGCTTTTTCTATGCATCTTATATGGCCTTTATTACGCAAAGCCCCTTTTTATACAGGGAAGCTTTTGGTCTTTCCCTTTTGCAATACACCCTTCATCAAGGCCTAATCATCGGGTCCTTTTCTTTGGTTAGTTTTTTCTCCGATAAAATACTTAAAGCTTTAGAACCAAAAAGAACTGTAGCTTTAGGCTTATTTTTATGTGTTGCGACGGCCTTTTTAATGTTCTTCCTTACCCTATTTAACTTAAGTTCGCCTCTTGCCATGACCCTTTCCATGTCTTTTTTTAGCGCCGGCTTTGCAGCTTGCTACCCGGTCATCTTTACCGAGTCTTTTACCGTTTTTAGCGAACTAAAAGGCTTTGCATCTTCTCTTACCATGAGCCTTCGCGCCTTTCTTTGTTTTTTCCTTGTGGCACTAACCGGCTATTTTTATGAGGGGACTTCTTTTGCAGTCGCAATCGTTATCTTAAGCGCCATGGTCTTAAACTCTTTTCTCTTAATGCCTTTTTTCAAAGCTTTTGAGAAGTTTGCGAAGGAATAA
- a CDS encoding L-serine ammonia-lyase, which translates to MAISIFNLFSIGIGPSSSHTVGPMRASLRFSQKLQELDLLKEVKSIRVELFGSLALTGKGHGTDKAILLGLGGETPQDIDPNSIPEKLEKIRSSKELILLKEHKIAFNESRELIFHKDKLLPYHPNGMRFTAFGMDGILLEKVYYSVGGGFVVEHDEAKQNESLDQNKTKIPYPFKTAEELLKHCQKAQKSIAEIVLENEKVWRSEEEIREGILHIWEVMQLCVKRGCEQGGILPGGLNLRRRAKNLYDKLSKDAPKKEMAPSTFLEWVSLWALAVNEENAAGGRVVTAPTNGAAGGIPAVLHYYAKLTENPTEDGLIDFFLTATAIGILYKEGASISAAEMGCMGEVGVACSMAAAGLTAALKGTPLQIENAAEIGMEHNLGLTCDPVMGLVQIPCIERNTMGAIKAINAAILALNGDGLHRVSLDQVINTMRQTGRDMQSIYKETSLGGLAANVPEC; encoded by the coding sequence GTGGCTATAAGCATCTTTAATTTATTTTCAATAGGCATTGGTCCTTCAAGCTCCCATACGGTAGGCCCCATGAGGGCCTCTTTACGTTTTTCTCAAAAATTACAAGAGCTTGACCTCTTAAAAGAAGTAAAAAGCATAAGAGTTGAACTTTTTGGCTCTCTTGCGCTCACAGGAAAAGGGCATGGAACCGACAAAGCCATATTACTTGGATTAGGAGGTGAAACCCCTCAAGACATTGATCCAAATAGCATTCCTGAAAAATTGGAAAAAATAAGAAGCTCGAAAGAATTGATCCTTCTAAAGGAACATAAAATTGCCTTTAATGAAAGTCGGGAGCTTATTTTCCATAAAGACAAATTGCTTCCCTATCATCCTAACGGGATGAGGTTTACAGCTTTTGGAATGGATGGAATTCTTCTTGAAAAAGTTTATTATTCAGTAGGCGGAGGGTTTGTCGTTGAACATGATGAAGCCAAGCAAAATGAGAGTTTAGATCAAAACAAAACAAAAATTCCCTACCCTTTTAAAACCGCAGAAGAGCTTTTAAAACACTGTCAAAAGGCTCAAAAAAGCATTGCCGAAATTGTTTTGGAAAATGAGAAAGTTTGGAGATCCGAGGAGGAAATTCGTGAAGGAATTTTACATATTTGGGAGGTCATGCAGCTTTGTGTAAAAAGAGGCTGCGAACAAGGGGGGATTTTGCCGGGGGGGTTAAACTTAAGACGCCGGGCCAAAAATCTCTATGATAAACTTTCAAAAGACGCTCCCAAAAAAGAAATGGCTCCATCCACCTTTCTTGAGTGGGTAAGCTTATGGGCTCTTGCTGTCAATGAAGAAAATGCGGCAGGCGGCCGTGTTGTAACAGCTCCGACAAATGGAGCGGCAGGGGGTATTCCAGCCGTTCTTCACTATTATGCTAAGCTTACGGAAAATCCGACGGAAGACGGCCTAATCGATTTTTTCCTAACCGCTACTGCGATTGGCATCCTTTATAAAGAAGGAGCTTCAATATCAGCGGCTGAAATGGGGTGCATGGGGGAGGTTGGTGTTGCCTGCTCAATGGCAGCTGCCGGCTTAACCGCAGCTTTGAAGGGTACGCCGCTACAAATTGAAAACGCCGCTGAAATTGGCATGGAGCATAACCTTGGTTTAACTTGCGATCCGGTGATGGGTCTTGTTCAAATCCCTTGCATTGAAAGAAACACAATGGGCGCGATTAAAGCAATCAATGCCGCGATCCTTGCTTTAAATGGAGATGGTTTACATAGAGTCTCTTTAGACCAAGTCATAAACACCATGCGGCAAACAGGCCGGGATATGCAATCAATTTATAAGGAAACCTCTCTTGGAGGCTTAGCTGCCAACGTGCCTGAATGCTAA
- a CDS encoding alpha/beta hydrolase: protein MKIIETRESVTLQSGGYKLFGILHLPKNVKNPPVVFFCHGLAGNKIGKDRIYVEIAQRLAEIGIASFRLDCRGSGDSEGLFQDFLPEHFIEDVLAGLEYLKKNPLIDKNRIGIFARSFGGPIAIQAASRFKDIKSLVLWCPMFSGKQWIDQWQQMANQSIDPESAQELMRINGQQGSISFFEQFMKINIEEALAKLHSIPLLHIHGESDERVTLEHALDYERVRSSSKEKSQFLRLPNSDHDFSNYQEKQQAIEKTLEWFDTTLNHQEKIAAIKKS from the coding sequence ATGAAAATAATTGAAACACGCGAGTCTGTGACTTTGCAAAGCGGCGGTTACAAATTATTTGGAATCCTTCATCTGCCGAAAAACGTTAAGAACCCGCCTGTAGTTTTTTTCTGCCATGGTCTTGCAGGGAATAAAATCGGCAAGGATCGCATCTATGTTGAAATAGCCCAGCGTTTAGCTGAGATCGGCATTGCCTCTTTTCGGTTAGACTGCAGAGGCTCCGGGGATAGCGAAGGACTTTTTCAAGATTTCCTACCCGAGCATTTTATTGAAGATGTTCTTGCAGGACTTGAGTATTTAAAAAAGAATCCCCTTATCGATAAAAACAGAATCGGTATTTTTGCAAGGTCTTTTGGCGGACCGATCGCTATACAAGCCGCGAGTCGCTTTAAAGATATCAAAAGTTTAGTTCTTTGGTGTCCTATGTTTAGCGGCAAGCAGTGGATAGACCAATGGCAGCAAATGGCTAATCAGTCTATAGACCCGGAATCAGCACAAGAATTAATGCGTATTAATGGTCAGCAAGGAAGCATCTCTTTTTTTGAGCAATTTATGAAAATTAATATTGAGGAAGCGCTTGCCAAACTTCATTCTATACCACTTTTACATATTCATGGGGAATCGGATGAGCGGGTAACATTAGAACATGCCCTCGATTACGAAAGGGTGCGCTCTTCGTCAAAAGAAAAATCACAATTTTTACGCCTTCCTAATAGCGATCACGATTTTTCAAACTACCAAGAAAAGCAGCAAGCTATCGAAAAGACCTTGGAATGGTTCGATACTACTTTAAATCATCAGGAAAAAATTGCAGCTATTAAAAAGAGCTAG
- a CDS encoding diphosphate--fructose-6-phosphate 1-phosphotransferase — MYTFESLRLQYKPKIPNQLKHLLGLQAKPVYCPEKIPTELKTLFPKSYNFPLIEFEFTDVKKKFPLKVGVVFSGGPAPGGNNVLAGIFDAIKKFQPNSQLIGFLDGPDGLLKRKTRNIFQEDIAQIKNLGGFDFLSTGRGKIETIEQKEVALKIVEDLSLDGLIIIGGDDSNTNAAALAEFFLEKGCKTKVIGVPKTIDGDLKNQYIEISFGFDTASKTYAHTIGSLLKDALSQKKYYFFVKLMGRSASHIALECALATHPTYTLISEEIKEEKQNLRDVVVLLSDIICHRAKENKNYGLFLIPEGSIEFFNDVQTLIREINNYPKENLTQVIKNHLSKEAKTLFEDLPQEIQKQFLLERDPHGNVQVTKIETERLILELVQKELKKRKEEGSYQGSFSPQAIFLGYEGRSAMPSNFDANYCYALGLTAALLIKHGLTGYMAGITHLNEPVEAWTPIGLPLISMMGFENRQGKEKAVIKKALVDLKGAAFDLYKEWRLKWAYEDHFQFPPPIQFFGPHEFSDQLPLTLKLDAMKTNEYRYVM; from the coding sequence ATGTATACTTTTGAAAGCTTACGTTTGCAATACAAGCCTAAGATACCGAATCAACTCAAACACTTGCTTGGCCTTCAAGCAAAGCCTGTGTACTGTCCTGAAAAAATTCCAACAGAACTTAAAACTCTCTTTCCAAAATCTTATAACTTTCCTCTTATTGAGTTTGAATTCACGGATGTCAAAAAAAAGTTTCCTTTGAAGGTAGGAGTGGTTTTTTCAGGAGGACCTGCCCCGGGTGGCAATAACGTTTTAGCCGGAATCTTCGATGCCATAAAAAAATTCCAACCCAATTCTCAATTGATAGGATTTTTAGACGGCCCCGATGGTTTATTAAAAAGAAAAACGCGAAACATTTTTCAAGAAGATATCGCCCAAATAAAAAATCTAGGAGGCTTTGATTTTTTAAGCACGGGACGCGGAAAAATTGAAACCATTGAACAAAAAGAAGTCGCTTTAAAAATTGTCGAAGATCTTTCGCTCGATGGTCTAATTATCATCGGGGGGGATGACTCAAATACAAATGCGGCGGCTTTAGCTGAGTTCTTTTTAGAAAAGGGATGCAAAACAAAAGTCATCGGCGTTCCAAAAACTATCGATGGAGATTTAAAAAATCAATATATCGAAATCTCATTTGGTTTTGATACAGCGAGTAAAACCTATGCTCATACGATTGGTAGTCTTTTGAAAGATGCGCTGTCCCAGAAAAAATATTACTTTTTTGTAAAGCTCATGGGAAGGTCTGCATCTCATATAGCTTTAGAATGCGCCCTTGCCACTCATCCAACCTACACGCTGATCAGTGAAGAAATTAAGGAAGAAAAACAAAATCTTCGTGATGTTGTAGTTTTACTCTCTGATATCATTTGCCATAGGGCCAAGGAAAATAAGAATTACGGACTCTTTCTCATACCTGAAGGGTCCATTGAATTTTTTAACGATGTCCAAACGCTCATTCGTGAAATAAATAATTACCCGAAAGAAAATCTTACTCAAGTCATCAAAAACCACTTATCAAAAGAAGCTAAAACCTTATTCGAAGATTTGCCTCAAGAAATTCAAAAGCAATTTCTTTTAGAAAGAGACCCTCATGGCAATGTTCAAGTCACTAAGATTGAAACCGAAAGACTCATTTTAGAGCTGGTTCAAAAAGAATTGAAAAAGCGAAAAGAAGAGGGCTCTTATCAAGGCTCTTTTAGCCCTCAAGCTATTTTTTTGGGTTATGAGGGCCGATCTGCCATGCCTTCAAATTTTGATGCCAATTACTGCTATGCTTTAGGCTTGACTGCAGCTCTTCTTATAAAACATGGGCTAACCGGGTATATGGCCGGGATTACTCACCTTAATGAACCGGTGGAAGCATGGACGCCGATTGGTTTACCCTTAATATCCATGATGGGTTTTGAAAATCGCCAAGGAAAAGAAAAAGCTGTCATCAAAAAAGCGCTTGTGGATTTAAAGGGAGCCGCTTTTGATCTTTATAAAGAATGGCGTTTAAAATGGGCCTATGAGGACCATTTCCAATTTCCACCGCCTATTCAGTTTTTTGGGCCTCATGAATTTTCAGACCAGCTTCCCCTGACCCTTAAATTAGATGCAATGAAGACGAACGAATATCGCTATGTTATGTAA
- a CDS encoding ABC transporter ATP-binding protein, which translates to MSLFEVENLSVEFKKNGFVSFHLEPLSFSLKKGSILGIAGESGSGKSTLAKALLGILPLKTGRILLKGTVYDSSDFKQKRNYQAKVQFVFQDVYSSFNPSLSLKASLLEPLEIHSNLAKKEKLERVLMLVDSVGISKDLIEKTPRELSGGELQRLSIARALTLNPDVIILDEPLSSLDVPLQVEMIEFLRKKVKEEEVSLIMISHDLSVLHFLSDALGLLYHGQFLEYGQTNVIFKTPKHPYTEALIKAIPEPDPEIEKKKQFHFFEEAAFSKKGCPFAAACDRKKDRCLEETPKLERKNENHSVACFY; encoded by the coding sequence ATGAGCCTATTTGAAGTAGAAAATTTATCTGTTGAATTTAAAAAAAATGGCTTCGTTTCTTTTCATCTTGAACCTTTAAGCTTCTCATTAAAAAAAGGAAGTATTTTAGGCATTGCCGGCGAAAGCGGCTCCGGAAAATCCACTCTTGCTAAAGCGCTTCTTGGGATTCTTCCTCTAAAAACGGGACGCATTCTTTTAAAGGGAACGGTTTATGATAGCTCAGATTTCAAGCAAAAAAGAAACTACCAAGCCAAAGTACAATTTGTTTTTCAAGATGTTTATAGTAGTTTTAACCCTTCTCTATCTCTAAAGGCTTCTTTGCTTGAACCGTTAGAAATCCATTCCAACCTTGCAAAAAAAGAAAAGCTTGAAAGAGTCTTAATGCTAGTTGATTCTGTGGGGATTTCAAAAGACCTCATTGAGAAAACCCCACGAGAATTAAGCGGCGGCGAGCTTCAGCGTTTGTCTATTGCAAGAGCGCTAACTCTAAATCCTGATGTGATCATTCTTGATGAACCCCTCTCCTCTTTGGATGTCCCCTTGCAAGTTGAAATGATAGAATTCTTACGAAAGAAGGTAAAGGAAGAAGAGGTATCTCTTATTATGATTAGTCATGATTTAAGCGTTTTACATTTTTTATCAGACGCACTTGGGTTACTTTATCATGGCCAATTTTTAGAATATGGGCAAACAAACGTGATTTTTAAGACGCCTAAACACCCCTATACCGAAGCTTTGATTAAAGCGATCCCTGAACCGGATCCTGAAATTGAGAAAAAAAAGCAATTTCACTTTTTTGAAGAAGCGGCTTTCTCAAAAAAAGGCTGCCCTTTTGCTGCCGCCTGCGATCGAAAAAAAGATAGATGCCTAGAAGAAACGCCTAAGCTTGAAAGAAAAAACGAAAACCATTCAGTTGCTTGCTTCTACTAA
- a CDS encoding ABC transporter ATP-binding protein codes for MSPLLEIKKLGLSYKKNVNGLVDISLNLNKNEVLGVAGPSGSGKSSLAKAILNLPGFAPEAQISGEILYNGKNLLLFNNKEKRLFWKKEIGVVFQDALASLNPFMSIKSQLFEGIESKKERLDIALDLLSKVRIRNPLQILSLYPHELSGGMRQRVMIALALAKKPKILILDEPTTALDPTVQACILSMLRTIKQNSKMAILMISHDLGALAGLADRIAIMDKGRLIEEQGVDSFFKNPIHPFSKKLLDAFKQIRSL; via the coding sequence TTGTCTCCGCTTCTTGAAATAAAAAAACTTGGGCTAAGCTATAAGAAAAATGTCAATGGGCTTGTAGACATTTCCCTAAACTTAAATAAAAATGAAGTGTTAGGAGTGGCCGGGCCTTCAGGCTCCGGCAAAAGCTCCCTTGCTAAAGCTATTTTAAACCTTCCGGGCTTTGCGCCGGAAGCTCAAATTTCCGGCGAAATCTTATATAACGGAAAAAACTTGCTCCTCTTTAATAATAAAGAAAAACGCCTCTTTTGGAAAAAAGAAATTGGAGTGGTGTTCCAAGATGCCTTAGCTTCTTTAAACCCTTTTATGAGCATAAAAAGCCAATTATTTGAAGGGATAGAATCAAAGAAAGAAAGGCTTGACATTGCACTCGATCTTTTATCGAAGGTACGTATTCGAAACCCTTTGCAAATTTTATCTCTTTACCCTCATGAATTATCAGGCGGTATGCGACAGCGTGTGATGATAGCCTTAGCTTTAGCTAAAAAGCCGAAAATATTGATTTTAGATGAGCCGACAACAGCACTTGATCCAACTGTTCAAGCCTGCATCCTATCAATGCTTAGAACTATTAAACAAAATTCCAAGATGGCTATCCTTATGATTTCACATGACCTTGGCGCACTTGCCGGCCTTGCAGATCGAATTGCCATTATGGATAAGGGTCGCTTAATTGAAGAGCAAGGAGTGGATAGTTTTTTTAAAAATCCGATTCACCCCTTTTCTAAAAAGTTGTTAGACGCATTTAAACAAATAAGATCCCTATGA
- a CDS encoding ABC transporter permease, whose product MKSYSRNLGFFLLTLVLLVALFGPFFSSYSYDDQNLALKNQPPGSLFWLGSDDLGRDIFTRCCYGLRISLFIGVIAALIDLVIGVGIGFAIAFSKKRNEEILMRLIDCLYSLPYILVVMVVLLVLGPGLLSIITALSLTGWITITRIVRFEFSLLKHEEYVVYSKMLGATKKYILMKHLIPNCKKAILGAVGLTIPAAIFAESFLSFLGLGVQAPLASLGTMASDSLAAIEYYPWRLLVPLAFIALLILGFNLAFTNFNSRKPNLVSAS is encoded by the coding sequence ATGAAAAGTTATAGCCGGAATCTTGGTTTTTTCCTTTTAACCCTTGTTTTATTGGTTGCTTTGTTCGGACCCTTTTTTTCATCCTATTCCTACGATGATCAAAACTTGGCTCTCAAAAATCAGCCCCCCGGCTCTTTATTTTGGCTCGGAAGCGACGACCTAGGAAGAGACATTTTTACAAGATGTTGCTATGGTCTAAGGATTTCTTTATTTATTGGAGTCATTGCAGCCCTTATCGATTTGGTGATTGGCGTTGGAATCGGCTTTGCTATCGCTTTTTCAAAAAAGAGAAATGAAGAAATTTTAATGCGGCTAATTGATTGTCTCTACTCTCTTCCCTATATTCTTGTTGTCATGGTGGTTCTTTTAGTTTTAGGCCCTGGCCTTCTTTCGATCATTACAGCTTTATCGCTAACAGGCTGGATTACGATAACTAGAATTGTTCGTTTTGAATTTTCTCTTCTTAAACATGAAGAGTACGTCGTTTATTCCAAGATGCTAGGAGCTACAAAAAAATATATTTTAATGAAGCATTTAATTCCTAATTGCAAAAAAGCCATATTAGGAGCTGTAGGTTTAACCATTCCGGCAGCCATTTTTGCCGAGTCTTTTTTAAGTTTTTTAGGCCTTGGTGTGCAAGCGCCTTTAGCAAGCCTTGGCACAATGGCAAGCGATAGCTTAGCCGCTATCGAATACTACCCTTGGCGATTGCTTGTGCCGCTTGCTTTCATTGCCCTTCTCATCTTGGGATTTAATCTTGCCTTCACAAATTTTAACAGTAGGAAGCCAAATCTTGTCTCCGCTTCTTGA
- a CDS encoding ABC transporter permease, producing MRFLLRRLFLALLMTLLTLTITFILMNLVPGNPFSDEKGLSPEIKKSLDAHFGLDRPLIYQYFSYIYSFATWDFGPSMQYPDVQIKDIIRNNFPVSFMLGMEVLFFSIAIGVFLGSLASYYRGGALEAQIFYMTMAFISVPSFCVGVLLQYVFSVKLGWMPIAHLDNFWQSILPTLSLSIFPIAYITTLTKEKTIETLKKTYVKTAFAKGLHPIVVMGKHVLPGSFFPLIGYLGQLTANILVGSFVIEKIFAIPGLGGFFVQSVFARDYTVIMNLTAFYALILSLCIFLSEILSIWLNPFEKQCLKDDGFYEKL from the coding sequence ATGAGATTTTTATTAAGAAGGCTTTTTCTTGCTTTGTTAATGACTCTTCTAACCCTGACGATTACTTTTATCTTGATGAATCTTGTGCCCGGCAACCCTTTTTCAGACGAGAAAGGGCTTTCCCCTGAAATTAAAAAATCCCTAGACGCTCATTTTGGGCTGGACCGTCCTTTAATTTATCAATATTTTTCTTACATTTATTCTTTTGCTACCTGGGATTTTGGTCCTTCCATGCAATACCCGGATGTTCAAATAAAAGACATAATTAGAAATAACTTTCCTGTCTCCTTTATGCTTGGCATGGAGGTTCTTTTCTTTTCAATTGCCATAGGGGTTTTTTTAGGCTCTTTAGCAAGTTACTATCGAGGCGGTGCTCTTGAAGCCCAAATTTTTTACATGACTATGGCTTTTATCTCTGTTCCAAGTTTTTGTGTAGGCGTTCTCTTGCAATATGTTTTTTCAGTTAAACTCGGATGGATGCCGATAGCCCACTTAGATAACTTTTGGCAAAGCATTTTGCCAACTTTATCCCTCTCTATTTTTCCGATCGCCTATATCACCACCTTAACCAAAGAAAAAACCATTGAAACTTTGAAAAAGACTTATGTAAAAACAGCTTTTGCGAAAGGCCTTCATCCCATAGTTGTGATGGGTAAACATGTTCTACCGGGTTCTTTTTTTCCCCTCATCGGCTATCTTGGACAATTAACCGCTAATATTTTAGTGGGTAGTTTTGTTATTGAGAAAATTTTTGCAATCCCGGGTCTCGGGGGGTTTTTTGTTCAAAGTGTCTTCGCAAGAGATTATACCGTTATTATGAATTTAACCGCTTTTTATGCCCTTATTCTAAGTCTCTGCATTTTTTTATCAGAAATCCTCTCAATTTGGCTAAACCCTTTTGAAAAACAATGTTTAAAAGACGATGGTTTTTATGAAAAGTTATAG